Proteins encoded by one window of Chaetodon trifascialis isolate fChaTrf1 chromosome 15, fChaTrf1.hap1, whole genome shotgun sequence:
- the sox10 gene encoding transcription factor SOX-10 isoform X2: protein MSREEQSLSEVELSPGMSDDSRSLSPSHSSGATGGGDSPLHRQQQAHLVGLDDTTAGCSSIKSDDEDERFPAEIRDAVSQVLNCYDWTLVPMPVRVNSGSKNKPHVKRPMNAFMVWAQAARRKLADQHPHLHNAELSKTLGKLWRLLNENDKRPFIEEAERLRKQHKKDYPDYKYQPRRRKNGKPGSGSGSEADGHSEGQSHSPPTPPTTPKTEPQSGKAGDGKREGAGNGVSRGTMGAEGSSGAPGSGKPHIDFGNVDIGEMSHEVMVNMEPFDVNEFDQYLPPNGHPGVGQSAGAVAAATSSPASPYTYGISSALAAASGHSAAWLSKQQQPQQHHGSPLGSDPSKAQIKSEAGGAGGHFAEAASAGSHVTYTPLSLPHYSSAFPSLASRAQFAEYADHQTSGSYYAHSSQTSGLYSAFSYMGPSQRPLYTAITDPANVPQSHSPTHWEQPVYTTLSRP, encoded by the exons ATgtccagagaggagcagagcttGTCGGAGGTTGAGCTCAGTCCCGGGATGTCGGACGACAGTCGCTCCCTGTCACCGAGTCATTCCTCCGGTGCGACTGGCGGGGGGGACTCGCCTCTACACCGGCAGCAGCAGGCGCACCTGGTGGGTCTGGACGACACCACGGCGGGCTGCTCCTCCATCAAATCCGACGACGAGGACGAACGCTTCCCCGCGGAAATCCGCGACGCGGTAAGCCAGGTGCTCAACTGCTACGACTGGACCCTCGTGCCAATGCCGGTGCGCGTGAACTCCGGAAGCAAGAACAAGCCGCACGTGAAGAGGCCCATGAACGCCTTCATGGTGTGGGCGCAGGCGGCGCGGAGGAAACTGGCCGACCAACACCCGCACCTCCACAACGCGGAACTCAGCAAGACACTGGGGAAGCTGTGGAG GCTTCTTAATGAGAACGACAAGCGACCCTTTATcgaggaggcagagaggctgaggaaaCAGCACAAGAAGGACTATCCTGACTACAAATACCAGCCGCGCCGTCGCAAGAATGGAAAGCCTGGCTCCGGGTCAGGAAGTGAGGCAGACGGCCATTCGGAGG GTCAGAGTCACAGTCCTCCCACACCTCCCACCACCCCCAAGACCGAGCCTCAGTCTGGTAAGGCAGGGGATGGGAAACGGGAAGGTGCTGGGAATGGGGTCTCCCGTGGCACCATGGGAGCAGAGGGAAGCTCAGGTGCTCCGGGATCTGGGAAACCTCACATTGACTTTGGTAATGTGGACATTGGTGAGATGAGCCATGAGGTGATGGTCAACATGGAACCTTTTGATGTCAATGAGTTTGACCAGTACCTCCCCCCCAATGGGCACCCGGGGGTTGGGCAGAGTGCTGGGGCAGTAGCAGCTGCAACAtcctctccagcctctcctTACACTTACGGCATCTCCTCAGCTCTGGCAGCAGCCAGTGGACACTCAGCAGCCTGGCTctccaagcagcagcagccgcagcaacATCATGGCTCCCCTCTGGGCTCAGATCCCTCCAAGGCCCAGATCAAGAGTGAGGCCGGAGGTGCTGGGGGTCACTTCGCAGAGGCAGCCTCAGCCGGTTCCCATGTCACCTATACGCCCCTCAGCCTTCCTCACTACAGTTCTGCCTTCCCCTCACTGGCCTCCAGGGCTCAGTTTGCTGAATATGCTGACCACCAGACCTCAGGGTCATACTATGCCCACTCCAGCCAGACCTCGGGGTTGTACTCCGCCTTCTCTTACATGGGGCCCTCTCAGAGGCCCCTGTACACTGCCATCACTGACCCAGCCAATGTACCGCAGTCTCACAGCCCTACGCACTGGGAACAGCCCGTCTACACAACGCTGTCGCGGCCATGA
- the sox10 gene encoding transcription factor SOX-10 isoform X1, protein MSREEQSLSEVELSPGMSDDSRSLSPSHSSGATGGGDSPLHRQQQAHLVGLDDTTAGCSSIKSDDEDERFPAEIRDAVSQVLNCYDWTLVPMPVRVNSGSKNKPHVKRPMNAFMVWAQAARRKLADQHPHLHNAELSKTLGKLWRLLNENDKRPFIEEAERLRKQHKKDYPDYKYQPRRRKNGKPGSGSGSEADGHSEGEVSHSQSHYKGLHLEVVHSGGAQTPLAEGHHPHAAGQSHSPPTPPTTPKTEPQSGKAGDGKREGAGNGVSRGTMGAEGSSGAPGSGKPHIDFGNVDIGEMSHEVMVNMEPFDVNEFDQYLPPNGHPGVGQSAGAVAAATSSPASPYTYGISSALAAASGHSAAWLSKQQQPQQHHGSPLGSDPSKAQIKSEAGGAGGHFAEAASAGSHVTYTPLSLPHYSSAFPSLASRAQFAEYADHQTSGSYYAHSSQTSGLYSAFSYMGPSQRPLYTAITDPANVPQSHSPTHWEQPVYTTLSRP, encoded by the exons ATgtccagagaggagcagagcttGTCGGAGGTTGAGCTCAGTCCCGGGATGTCGGACGACAGTCGCTCCCTGTCACCGAGTCATTCCTCCGGTGCGACTGGCGGGGGGGACTCGCCTCTACACCGGCAGCAGCAGGCGCACCTGGTGGGTCTGGACGACACCACGGCGGGCTGCTCCTCCATCAAATCCGACGACGAGGACGAACGCTTCCCCGCGGAAATCCGCGACGCGGTAAGCCAGGTGCTCAACTGCTACGACTGGACCCTCGTGCCAATGCCGGTGCGCGTGAACTCCGGAAGCAAGAACAAGCCGCACGTGAAGAGGCCCATGAACGCCTTCATGGTGTGGGCGCAGGCGGCGCGGAGGAAACTGGCCGACCAACACCCGCACCTCCACAACGCGGAACTCAGCAAGACACTGGGGAAGCTGTGGAG GCTTCTTAATGAGAACGACAAGCGACCCTTTATcgaggaggcagagaggctgaggaaaCAGCACAAGAAGGACTATCCTGACTACAAATACCAGCCGCGCCGTCGCAAGAATGGAAAGCCTGGCTCCGGGTCAGGAAGTGAGGCAGACGGCCATTCGGAGGGTGAGGTCAGCCACAGCCAATCCCACTACAAGGGCCTGCACCTGGAAGTGGTCCACAGTGGGGGAGCTCAGACCCCTCTGGCAGAGGGGCATCACCCTCATGCTGCAG GTCAGAGTCACAGTCCTCCCACACCTCCCACCACCCCCAAGACCGAGCCTCAGTCTGGTAAGGCAGGGGATGGGAAACGGGAAGGTGCTGGGAATGGGGTCTCCCGTGGCACCATGGGAGCAGAGGGAAGCTCAGGTGCTCCGGGATCTGGGAAACCTCACATTGACTTTGGTAATGTGGACATTGGTGAGATGAGCCATGAGGTGATGGTCAACATGGAACCTTTTGATGTCAATGAGTTTGACCAGTACCTCCCCCCCAATGGGCACCCGGGGGTTGGGCAGAGTGCTGGGGCAGTAGCAGCTGCAACAtcctctccagcctctcctTACACTTACGGCATCTCCTCAGCTCTGGCAGCAGCCAGTGGACACTCAGCAGCCTGGCTctccaagcagcagcagccgcagcaacATCATGGCTCCCCTCTGGGCTCAGATCCCTCCAAGGCCCAGATCAAGAGTGAGGCCGGAGGTGCTGGGGGTCACTTCGCAGAGGCAGCCTCAGCCGGTTCCCATGTCACCTATACGCCCCTCAGCCTTCCTCACTACAGTTCTGCCTTCCCCTCACTGGCCTCCAGGGCTCAGTTTGCTGAATATGCTGACCACCAGACCTCAGGGTCATACTATGCCCACTCCAGCCAGACCTCGGGGTTGTACTCCGCCTTCTCTTACATGGGGCCCTCTCAGAGGCCCCTGTACACTGCCATCACTGACCCAGCCAATGTACCGCAGTCTCACAGCCCTACGCACTGGGAACAGCCCGTCTACACAACGCTGTCGCGGCCATGA